The Bombyx mori chromosome 20, ASM3026992v2 genomic sequence TGTCAACAATGTTTTGATAGtcttaaaaaaagttaacatgTAGGCTACTTACAATTgagaagaaataataattaacataggtacataaaattatttggcCTTaccctattattatattaattgtgaAGTTTCACAAAACATGTGAATACGCACACAGGTTTGTCGCAACCTACGCAATACGTTACCGTGCGCTTGCCGCACACTTTACATGGGTGGCGATGGCGATTTGTGCTGTTTAATGAAGTTAGCCGCGGATATTCGGCGGGGTGATGGCGGCTCACCTCGAAAATGGTATCTTGTACCCTGGCAGAAAAGACATATGGCTGCATTTTTATTGAATGCCTACGCAAAAGGGATTCTACCAGGTTTTTTCTAAAGCCCCTGTGGTCCAAGACCTCCGTGGCGGTCTGTTTATGTATGATATAGGCATTCAACACAGAAACATTAAGTAACCTTTTAAACAATTTCTTGTACCAAATTTGTGTCCTCTTGCGTTCAATTGGGAATGCAGCCAACATCTGATCTTTTTTATCCACGCCACCCATGCAGATGTTGTAGTCACGTATCAAAATAAGTTTTGTTACTCCGTTTTTAGTGGAGACGGCATTGCCATGGTACGTTGAGATCGTCGCTACGCGGTTCTGATCTCTCCATATTATGCAATCGACATCTCCACTGGTATAGCCTACTACTTGCCCGGGCTTcatctgagattttttcagattGGTCAGTTCCGTCGGGACATACTTGCGGTTTGTCCGCAACGTACCGACACAATCAAACCCAATCGATTTGAGTTTTCGGGCAAGTGCTGGGGAATTGTAGAAGTTATCCATCCACAACGTGTATCCTTTGTGTTCTAAACCTTTGATAAGGTTAAGAACCAACGCCGGTGTACTCGCTGTGAATGGATCAGCCTCTGAGACTGTAGGCGAAGCCTTATGGGCATGGATTTTAAATCGCCATAAATACCCCGTCTGCGACTCACATATTTCGTAAGTTTTTATGCCCACTGCTGCAGCTTTGTTTGGAATAAATTGGTTGATGTTCAACCAACCTTTCCACTGCAGCAGCGATTCATCTAAAGCAATGTTCTGCTTCATTATATATAATTCCGTGAACTTGGAATTCAAATGGCTAATCACAGGCTCCACTTTAAAAAGCTTTGCCTGTGAGGGATCCAGGTTGAGGTTTCTCAAGTTCTcggaattattaaaatgtaagcaCCTGCTGAGTAACTGGAACCTCCTAAGCGACATATATACTTTGAAACCTGGAGTGGAGAAGATGTTTTGTTCCGTATTCCAGTACTCTTCAACCCGGTTCTTTATGACGATTCCCATCGCCAGTAATATTCCGAAGAACACCAATAACTCGTCTACATTGGTTTCTTTCCATTCTGTAATCCTACTGGAGGCCTGTAATTCCCCGCCGTCCAACATTTCAGCAGCTAATTGTTGGGCATATCTATTTGTTTCCTGCACAATAAATTCCATGAACTCCTGGTCCCAAATAAGTCTAAAAATCTCGTAAGGGTCACTTACAGCAACAGTGGGACCAGAGTGTTCCTTAAAAGATTCACGCCTTTCTGTTGGCGGTATAGGAGAGTCAGGGAAAGTTCCCCAGTCAAATTCAAAAAAATGACTAGGCTTCATACCGGTATCACGCGCTGGTGATGTAGGTGCTGAAATGATGGAAGGCGCGGAAGATGTCACAAGAGGTTTAGTTGCCGCCGCCGTGTCAATCTCAATCTCCTCGTCGTCCGGAGTGTCCATCAGTATTCCAGCTGCCCGGGGGATAATCATGGGAACGATTTCGTCGTTATCATTCTGGCTCTCATCATCGCTGTCATCGTCGTCACTtcctaattgaatataatagtACGGTTAGGTCTTGAGAAAAGTAAGCTTGTGCTTGTGATAACAAAAAACTTTGCGTAAGATGTTATCAATAGCTAATTTGAAATCGCCCTATGCCCTATActaattatttagtaatttagtGCCAACATGCACATAAATTTACATcgcaaatttacatttattaaattcttaCCATAGTGCAACAAGTAGCAAATTTCAGAGTCTCGTAGCGGTCGACGTAGCGATGAAATAGAATCTCTGTTCCTGTGTAGTacaatagtatacatttagaatcaACACCTTCCTCTCCCATCATCTCATTCTTCtacattgaaatatgaaaaataccaCTTACGTAGTATCATGTTCTTGGTCTGGGCAAAGCGATCGACGCACACGTTTATGTGACGGCGAAGGACTACGGCTGCCATGTACAGAAATCTGTATATTATATCTAGAAGATGGCGTGCTCGTACCACTGCCGCCACATTCAACGTACCTGAAACATCATAGGttataagtattataaaatcaactatcacgatattaataataaattattatgataaaaaaatatacattgccGGTGATGGCGGAATCGCAGGTGAAGACAAAATTACTGGAATGTCCTCTCCGTCAGGTTCATAATTTCGgctgaaaataataatgtattgtaataTTGACAGTTAGCTAAATGATGATGGTGATAAAGTTggcaaataaatcaaaaataaattgggTGAGGATTGATACTTACGGGTTCCATGAACGCTTACTTCGCTCCGTCAATGCCTGCTCTATCGGTTCCCCAGCGGGCAAATCCTCAATTGCAATAAGGTTAAATCTGTAAATACAATCACATTTATAAGACAATGAAGATCGCGTCATGGAGGAGAGGCTTTTCTAGCAGTGGATTCAGGCTAATTATGATGATGAAATAAATGCACATTTACTCATGAGATGCAGTGTcactacataaatataaaaaaactggctaataaatataaaaaaactaaaaaaagtgcGAGTCGGCCTCGCACACGAAGGGTTCCGtaccattattattaatatcgagcaaaaagtaacaaaatatcaCCTATGTTGTATGCGAGCCCCccttgataattattttattttgtttttaatattgcagCCACAGAAATACATGATCTGTGAAAAATTCAACTCTCGAGCTATCACAGTTCTTGAGATACAGCCTAGTGACAGACAGACAGCGAAGTCTTAGTAATAGGGTCCCGTTTTTTTCCCTTTGGGTACGGAACCCTAACAAGTACTTAAAATTGAAGttccattaaaaacaaaatactaacGCGCAACTTGCCGACGGCCTCTGTTCAACAGAAGACCGCGGGCACCCCCTTCCTCTACCTCGTACCCTTCCTGTTCGTGAACCACCACGTGTGGGAAGACTCGAACGACCTCCGCGAGTGCGCACGCCTGTTGCTCTTGCACTGCCTCCCCTCACCCGCAAACTTCTCTCACTATTAAAATCCAATCAAAAGCGCAACATAAGCCACATGCAGTTAACAGGGTGCAGGAAAAAGACattcaaattagttttaaataaagcgCAAGTGCAaaagaataaagaaagaaagaaataaaaaaaaagtttttcaaaaTGATTTGTCAAAGCAAACCAAACACCATATAAAAGTAGATCCAATAGTCTTATCCATATTATGATAGCGAGCGAACAAAATGGCCGCATTGCCCGAAATAACCTAACTGTCATCGTCCCGGTCCGGTCAGTGGAGGGACGCGTGTTATTTTATTCGATATTTCTCTAATTAATGAaagatttgaataaatttacaatttggaaaaggttaatagttaagtaattatttcattgtttccATAAATTACACAAATCTACCAATATTTGGTGCTAAATGAATGGTTTGTTTGGCCGACATGAGCGTGTGCTAAGCCTGAGTAGGTGTTAGATATCAATGTTTTACCACGAAAAGCGTGTCACAACACgtacaaaaacaaagaaatatgcTTATTACATACCTTTCCATCGCTTTTTCAAAACTTTATCTCGTTATACTGTCGTCAACCACTTAAAAACACTTGAAAATAGACGCACAAACACTTCCAACTACTCCGCGTTAGCAAGTCCGGaacaatgaggtttttttttcttaaaaacatATGTAAGTTTACTTAAGAAAGCGTCTATATTTTGTCTTTGTTTAACGTTCTAGCAGTTGTATGCGTTAGAACACTGCAGAACGTGTTTTAAAGTGCGCTTTTCGAATGAAAACAGCGGCATCAAATTACTGACCGTTCCGGTCGCCTGCCAGCTAAGCGTTTATTTTATCGTGACCGGAGCGGGAGGCTGCCACCATGGCACATTTTTTCCGATGGCGTCTGCCATAGGAAGGGATATATGGGCGCAAATGCCactgttggcaataattaacttaataatatatagtttagtttattctatgttaatatttatttattattagcaacaaaactgttattctaccatatttaattattagcagacactgttttgatgtgaaaatgttcagaatatgtttaatgtttatattattgtttaaaaacacaaatgactataaatgattaaatatgaataaagcataaatattaataataatttatattataattaacagtattaataatttaattaagtattgtaattgttatgcaatgatgttgttggcgccatctattattaggctggataataacaatgttagttaatattaattaaaagtaattaatgtaaaataaattaaatgtgagtcatgtaaaatcactaaaatatgtattttgaatattaagctatgttttgtgaattgtttcgcagtaattacatttgtttgtataaaagaagttgtagttgctataaccaacacaaaatggctaattgtgtaaaaaccactgagtaactcaggcgtggctttttgttgtaaacaagtaatgttaaagttttatagaattgtattgtattttcattgtaaaagaacttatgtgtgtaaatcctGGTGTAacgccgacatcagaagtgggatcacagcCCCAAAATTAATTGTAAGCCCCCGAATGAAGCAACCCACTGTTGAACAAGTGATGGGTATCTCAACCTGTAATAAAAAGGCGAAAAGTGATGTTATCTGCAAATGCTGTACCCTTTTGGTGGCATTATAACTTTTATTTGCCGCCGTTCAACTCCGATGAGGGCGTGACATCAAGACCGATGCGGAAATGTGGACGAAACTATCACGAAGCTAATTGTTTTATCGCATGAACATCGAGTTCAAAAGAGCAAGCAAGACATAAGCATTAAGCCGATATCTGGTCTTTGTATTGAACCGCATTGGAGCAAGTGAGGGACGAACTGATCCATGTATTCAGTAAGGATGTGGATATTTAAAATGAGTTCTAGACCGTGGATGTTTTGGAAAAGCTACTGACGCTGAGATGGTAAAAATACTGATTTCAGgtatttatcttaaatttaCCTATTCGATCCAAGTTATTGAGAAATACGCAGTGGTATGTATTTCGCTTCCTAAATAATATCGATTCTAAAAACGTTCCGAAAgcgtcaaattgaaaatacagttaatttaatgttaataatctAAACATAATTCAGTTTTATCAAAATCACATAATGATTCCCTCAGTCTTCGTGGCACTTTTAGTAACACTAAAGTTTTAAATGTGGTTACTGCGTCACTTGCGTCATTTCGAGAAAACTTGTTACCGCCGTCAAGATGACAAACGTATCACCACAAATAAGACTTAAATCATTGCAGATATAGTTTAGTAAGCTAAACAACttcatgtaaagtttttgagcataagggGTCAACTAATAAGACTTAAATCATTGCAGATCTAGTTTAGTAAGCTAAACAACttcatgtaaagtttttgagcataagggGTCAACTGATTTCAAAACAAAGCATTGTGACTTTTAATGGAGAAAAATACTAGAACTATTATAGAATTTCATATGGTAATCATAATCATATGGTAATACTGACAGTCTTGCTGACATCCTAATAGgttttaatcttttaaaaataacttctCAGTGTTGCACTCTTTGAAGAGAacttatctatttttataagtttctatCCAGTGAACGCTCAAGTTTGGAGTCATTATTCAATCATCATGTAACTTTTGCAAATCATGTCTCATAGATGGTGATCAGGCAGATAAAAGTtggatttgaaataattaatttggatAGGATAGTACAACGCTGTACATACTGTATGTCTCCTGTTTATTGTGAGGAGTTCAagcatattacaataaaaataaacttgtaataaaatgtcATAATAAGAGACAGCTCATCCCTGTTCAGTAGCTCCATATTATTACTTTtcctttcataattatttatttttggatgAGTGGGTGATTAACTCTCTGCACCCTAGGTTTCTAGTGGGGATGCCACTTTAGTATTAGTCAAGAAAAAGGATTGCACAGATCTCTGTATTGATTTCTGCTTTAAAATTCTTAGTTACATTTTTGGAACCCTGTCACTTTTATAAAAATCACCAAGATAAAAGATAATTCAGAAGTTTCAAAAACTTGTGAACAGTATGAAATTCAGTACCACATTATTGCAAAGAGAACGAGCATGGTCAACAGGCATGCTGAACTATTGATGGGTCATAAATGTCACatgtttgtaaaatataatttaataagctcTAACAGGCAGCTTTAAGATTTACAGTTGATTAAAAGCTAcagcacaaaaataaaataaaaatgcagagGCATTAGGAGGATGATGTTCCCTACCTGCCATTAAAATAAAGCAAATTGGAAATGGTCCGCTGAATGATGAATTAGGGGAAGTTGAATCAGCTGGTgagaaatggatggacgagcggtCTGTACCATCCAATGTGTTTTGATAAAGGTAAAGGTAAAGGTTTGGTAATGGTAAAGGTTTGATACAGGTAAATCTATCCTCTTAATGTCAGAGGATTCTGATAACTGAAAAATTGACCGTATGGGCAGAGAGATTAGTTCTGCTGTAAAATGATTGATAATTTGTTAAAGTGGCTACTTTTATTTTCCTATCCAATTATCCTTCCTAAAACGCTGGCGGGCCACCATGCGAATCCTTAATCCTGGTcttgttggctagatcccgtatgggtgatgccttatgagttggctagatctcgtatgggtgatgccttgagagttggctagatcccgtatgggtgatgccttatgagttggctagatctcgtatgggtgatgccttgagagttggctagatcccgtatgggtgatgccttatgagttggctagatcccgaatgggtgatgccttatgagttggctagatcccgaatgggtgatgccttatgagttggctagatcccgaatgggtgatgccttgaGGGTTGGCTAGATCTCAAGTGGGTGATGCCTtgtgagttggctagatcccgtatgggtgatgccgagtgtgttggctagatcccgtaagGGTGATGCCTGGTAAGTTGGCTAGATCCTGTGAGGGTG encodes the following:
- the LOC101747097 gene encoding piggyBac transposable element-derived protein 4 isoform X2 — protein: MHERSLRVRGGSARATGVRTRGGRSSLPTRGGSRTGRVRGRGRGCPRSSVEQRPSASCAFNLIAIEDLPAGEPIEQALTERSKRSWNPRNYEPDGEDIPVILSSPAIPPSPAMYVECGGSGTSTPSSRYNIQISVHGSRSPSPSHKRVRRSLCPDQEHDTTNRDSISSLRRPLRDSEICYLLHYGSDDDDSDDESQNDNDEIVPMIIPRAAGILMDTPDDEEIEIDTAAATKPLVTSSAPSIISAPTSPARDTGMKPSHFFEFDWGTFPDSPIPPTERRESFKEHSGPTVAVSDPYEIFRLIWDQEFMEFIVQETNRYAQQLAAEMLDGGELQASSRITEWKETNVDELLVFFGILLAMGIVIKNRVEEYWNTEQNIFSTPGFKVYMSLRRFQLLSRCLHFNNSENLRNLNLDPSQAKLFKVEPVISHLNSKFTELYIMKQNIALDESLLQWKGWLNINQFIPNKAAAVGIKTYEICESQTGYLWRFKIHAHKASPTVSEADPFTASTPALVLNLIKGLEHKGYTLWMDNFYNSPALARKLKSIGFDCVGTLRTNRKYVPTELTNLKKSQMKPGQVVGYTSGDVDCIIWRDQNRVATISTYHGNAVSTKNGVTKLILIRDYNICMGGVDKKDQMLAAFPIERKRTQIWYKKLFKRLLNVSVLNAYIIHKQTATEVLDHRGFRKNLVESLLRRHSIKMQPYVFSARVQDTIFEVSRHHPAEYPRLTSLNSTNRHRHPCKVCGKRTVTYCVGCDKPVCVFTCFVKLHN
- the LOC101747097 gene encoding piggyBac transposable element-derived protein 4 isoform X3, with product MERFNLIAIEDLPAGEPIEQALTERSKRSWNPRNYEPDGEDIPVILSSPAIPPSPAMYVECGGSGTSTPSSRYNIQISVHGSRSPSPSHKRVRRSLCPDQEHDTTNRDSISSLRRPLRDSEICYLLHYGSDDDDSDDESQNDNDEIVPMIIPRAAGILMDTPDDEEIEIDTAAATKPLVTSSAPSIISAPTSPARDTGMKPSHFFEFDWGTFPDSPIPPTERRESFKEHSGPTVAVSDPYEIFRLIWDQEFMEFIVQETNRYAQQLAAEMLDGGELQASSRITEWKETNVDELLVFFGILLAMGIVIKNRVEEYWNTEQNIFSTPGFKVYMSLRRFQLLSRCLHFNNSENLRNLNLDPSQAKLFKVEPVISHLNSKFTELYIMKQNIALDESLLQWKGWLNINQFIPNKAAAVGIKTYEICESQTGYLWRFKIHAHKASPTVSEADPFTASTPALVLNLIKGLEHKGYTLWMDNFYNSPALARKLKSIGFDCVGTLRTNRKYVPTELTNLKKSQMKPGQVVGYTSGDVDCIIWRDQNRVATISTYHGNAVSTKNGVTKLILIRDYNICMGGVDKKDQMLAAFPIERKRTQIWYKKLFKRLLNVSVLNAYIIHKQTATEVLDHRGFRKNLVESLLRRHSIKMQPYVFSARVQDTIFEVSRHHPAEYPRLTSLNSTNRHRHPCKVCGKRTVTYCVGCDKPVCVFTCFVKLHN
- the LOC101747097 gene encoding piggyBac transposable element-derived protein 4 isoform X1 gives rise to the protein MESERSLRVRGGSARATGVRTRGGRSSLPTRGGSRTGRVRGRGRGCPRSSVEQRPSASCAFNLIAIEDLPAGEPIEQALTERSKRSWNPRNYEPDGEDIPVILSSPAIPPSPAMYVECGGSGTSTPSSRYNIQISVHGSRSPSPSHKRVRRSLCPDQEHDTTNRDSISSLRRPLRDSEICYLLHYGSDDDDSDDESQNDNDEIVPMIIPRAAGILMDTPDDEEIEIDTAAATKPLVTSSAPSIISAPTSPARDTGMKPSHFFEFDWGTFPDSPIPPTERRESFKEHSGPTVAVSDPYEIFRLIWDQEFMEFIVQETNRYAQQLAAEMLDGGELQASSRITEWKETNVDELLVFFGILLAMGIVIKNRVEEYWNTEQNIFSTPGFKVYMSLRRFQLLSRCLHFNNSENLRNLNLDPSQAKLFKVEPVISHLNSKFTELYIMKQNIALDESLLQWKGWLNINQFIPNKAAAVGIKTYEICESQTGYLWRFKIHAHKASPTVSEADPFTASTPALVLNLIKGLEHKGYTLWMDNFYNSPALARKLKSIGFDCVGTLRTNRKYVPTELTNLKKSQMKPGQVVGYTSGDVDCIIWRDQNRVATISTYHGNAVSTKNGVTKLILIRDYNICMGGVDKKDQMLAAFPIERKRTQIWYKKLFKRLLNVSVLNAYIIHKQTATEVLDHRGFRKNLVESLLRRHSIKMQPYVFSARVQDTIFEVSRHHPAEYPRLTSLNSTNRHRHPCKVCGKRTVTYCVGCDKPVCVFTCFVKLHN
- the LOC101747097 gene encoding piggyBac transposable element-derived protein 4 isoform X4, coding for MQFNLIAIEDLPAGEPIEQALTERSKRSWNPRNYEPDGEDIPVILSSPAIPPSPAMYVECGGSGTSTPSSRYNIQISVHGSRSPSPSHKRVRRSLCPDQEHDTTNRDSISSLRRPLRDSEICYLLHYGSDDDDSDDESQNDNDEIVPMIIPRAAGILMDTPDDEEIEIDTAAATKPLVTSSAPSIISAPTSPARDTGMKPSHFFEFDWGTFPDSPIPPTERRESFKEHSGPTVAVSDPYEIFRLIWDQEFMEFIVQETNRYAQQLAAEMLDGGELQASSRITEWKETNVDELLVFFGILLAMGIVIKNRVEEYWNTEQNIFSTPGFKVYMSLRRFQLLSRCLHFNNSENLRNLNLDPSQAKLFKVEPVISHLNSKFTELYIMKQNIALDESLLQWKGWLNINQFIPNKAAAVGIKTYEICESQTGYLWRFKIHAHKASPTVSEADPFTASTPALVLNLIKGLEHKGYTLWMDNFYNSPALARKLKSIGFDCVGTLRTNRKYVPTELTNLKKSQMKPGQVVGYTSGDVDCIIWRDQNRVATISTYHGNAVSTKNGVTKLILIRDYNICMGGVDKKDQMLAAFPIERKRTQIWYKKLFKRLLNVSVLNAYIIHKQTATEVLDHRGFRKNLVESLLRRHSIKMQPYVFSARVQDTIFEVSRHHPAEYPRLTSLNSTNRHRHPCKVCGKRTVTYCVGCDKPVCVFTCFVKLHN